A stretch of the Janthinobacterium sp. B9-8 genome encodes the following:
- a CDS encoding MbtH family protein — MSNEQVNPFDDESQDFLVLKNALGQYSLWPDFAAVPVGWSSVLGPEGHARCLEYIELNWLDIRVTQ, encoded by the coding sequence ATGAGCAATGAGCAGGTTAATCCTTTTGATGATGAGAGCCAGGATTTCCTGGTATTGAAAAACGCCTTGGGGCAATACAGCCTGTGGCCTGATTTTGCTGCGGTGCCAGTAGGCTGGAGCTCGGTATTGGGGCCAGAGGGCCATGCCCGTTGCCTTGAATATATTGAATTGAATTGGCTTGATATTCGCGTTACCCAGTAA
- the fes gene encoding enterochelin esterase, with the protein MLWNLNSEASQAMNLLKASNAGSESWWQQIAEQGTPLIEECLNHQVWITFLWRDPAGDESSSTLARVYIDVNSVTDHHRADPQSLARIAGSDIWYWQVQLPADWRGSYSLMPVAASQLPVFSELAPAEQASRQRSWWRSMAEAAQADPLNLQSPSAGAWRSAMSALHLPEAPPQAAWRHADRCGEDDKAGLCELDWHSVILANQRKVWVYQTGEAQSERALVLLLDGQHWAKRMPVYAAIDRATEQGQLPAAVYVLIDVIDGEQRGRELPCNASFWLAVQSELLPLIQDIAPCSNDPERTVLAGQSYGGLAAMYAALHWPERFGCVLSQSGSFWWPYNDILKMPPNQPASRKPGSIGQLAEQLPGLAPAVRALKVFQEVGSREDVMIDVNETMRDALLQAGHQVNYRLFEGGHDWLCWRGGLLDGLSELLAPCK; encoded by the coding sequence ATGTTGTGGAACTTAAATTCAGAAGCAAGCCAAGCCATGAATCTGCTGAAAGCAAGCAATGCTGGCAGCGAAAGCTGGTGGCAGCAGATTGCAGAGCAGGGCACGCCGCTTATTGAGGAATGCCTTAATCATCAGGTGTGGATTACTTTTTTATGGCGTGATCCGGCAGGCGATGAATCGAGCTCAACGCTGGCCAGAGTTTATATCGACGTTAATTCGGTCACTGATCACCACCGTGCAGACCCGCAATCGCTGGCCAGAATAGCGGGCAGTGATATCTGGTATTGGCAGGTGCAACTGCCCGCAGATTGGCGGGGTAGCTATAGCCTGATGCCCGTGGCTGCATCTCAGCTACCTGTGTTTTCAGAGCTGGCCCCCGCTGAGCAAGCCAGCCGCCAGCGAAGCTGGTGGCGCTCAATGGCTGAGGCGGCGCAGGCAGATCCTTTGAATTTGCAGTCTCCCAGTGCTGGCGCATGGCGCTCTGCAATGTCGGCGCTGCATTTACCCGAAGCACCGCCACAGGCGGCTTGGCGGCATGCGGATAGGTGCGGCGAGGATGATAAGGCAGGGCTTTGCGAGCTGGATTGGCATAGCGTCATCTTGGCCAATCAGCGCAAGGTTTGGGTTTACCAGACAGGCGAGGCACAGAGCGAGCGTGCTTTGGTGTTGCTGCTTGATGGACAGCACTGGGCCAAGCGTATGCCTGTTTATGCTGCGATTGATCGGGCCACTGAGCAGGGGCAGCTGCCCGCTGCCGTATATGTGCTGATTGATGTGATTGATGGCGAGCAACGCGGCCGCGAGCTGCCCTGCAATGCCTCATTCTGGCTGGCGGTGCAGAGCGAGCTCTTACCCCTGATTCAGGATATTGCGCCGTGTAGCAATGACCCGGAGCGCACAGTGCTTGCAGGGCAAAGCTATGGCGGGCTGGCAGCCATGTATGCGGCCTTGCACTGGCCTGAGCGCTTTGGATGCGTGCTAAGCCAGTCAGGCTCTTTCTGGTGGCCTTACAACGATATTCTAAAAATGCCACCTAATCAGCCAGCAAGCCGCAAGCCGGGGAGCATAGGGCAGCTTGCCGAGCAGTTGCCGGGCTTGGCACCGGCTGTGCGTGCATTAAAGGTTTTTCAGGAAGTAGGTAGCCGTGAAGACGTGATGATTGATGTCAATGAAACCATGCGCGATGCCTTATTGCAGGCTGGCCATCAGGTGAATTACCGCCTGTTTGAAGGCGGGCACGATTGGCTGTGCTGGCGGGGAGGCCTGCTCGACGGGCTGAGTGAGCTATTAGCGCCGTGCAAATAA